In a genomic window of Candidatus Latescibacterota bacterium:
- a CDS encoding flavin reductase family protein, translated as MFTKVFSWTLKLFVISTLCILVVSTGLPGPYPGNDVRAGDIEASDNEKSSLGAATLILPVPVWIVGTYDSEGVPNVMTASWAGICNSSPPCVTISLTEGRYSYGNIIERKAFTINIPSEKFAAESAFFGTVSGRDFNKFDKTGLTAIKSDLVDAPYIREFPLVAECRLIHTYKVGSHVMLIGEILDIKADKSILKENGRPDIDLLKPFIYATGSGTFHGMGKNLGLVRELQETIER; from the coding sequence ATGTTTACAAAAGTATTTTCGTGGACACTTAAATTATTCGTAATTTCGACCCTCTGCATCCTTGTTGTATCCACAGGGCTGCCCGGACCGTATCCTGGAAATGATGTCAGGGCAGGAGACATTGAAGCTTCAGACAACGAAAAAAGCTCCCTCGGCGCGGCGACCCTGATACTTCCTGTCCCGGTATGGATCGTCGGCACTTACGATTCAGAGGGTGTGCCCAACGTCATGACCGCCTCGTGGGCCGGAATATGCAACTCGAGCCCGCCATGCGTTACAATCTCGCTGACTGAAGGAAGATATTCGTACGGCAACATAATCGAGAGAAAAGCGTTTACTATCAATATTCCATCGGAGAAGTTCGCCGCGGAGTCTGCTTTCTTCGGAACCGTTTCAGGGAGAGATTTCAACAAATTCGATAAGACAGGGCTCACGGCCATAAAAAGTGACCTGGTCGATGCACCGTATATCCGGGAATTCCCTCTCGTGGCCGAATGCAGACTGATACACACCTACAAGGTCGGCAGCCACGTCATGCTCATCGGTGAGATTCTCGATATAAAAGCGGATAAATCGATATTGAAGGAAAACGGCCGGCCCGACATAGACCTGCTGAAACCGTTCATATATGCAACGGGAAGTGGGACATTCCACGGTATGGGAAAGAACCTCGGATTGGTCAGAGAACTGCAGGAGACGATCGAGAGATAG
- a CDS encoding M28 family peptidase has product MNRLILSILLMTLLFSPVRLSSSDKCNTITKSEIRSIIEFLGSDLLEGRAPGTRGGELAEEYIQSLFQLLDIAPLTDEGFYISKMADSPGAKLLIADSSAGDADIGKSYYQQFRLNGFSTQSLSTEVEGIDIVYLEDIVGSYVREKNEFSLTGDVVFAGFGIESDAWAWDDYKDVDVAGKIVIVRVNEPGRGRHVIDSQGTSELVHVDPNLFEGNDLTYYGRWTYKIEEAARRGAKGILLVHTTESAGYGWHVVRNSWGGEELYLDSALNNDLLFRGWIREEKLIEIFDSMNISLGELYEKSESRNFKPIDLGFQVKIEGKNDFRSFTTRNVVGYIPGNDPELRDKAVLLSAHIDHLGRNTLLEGDQIFNGAIDNGSAVASMMITAKHLKKHQDELRYSVIVLACEAEESGLLGSLYFAGTIDPSKIVANINFESTPVWEKSRDFVGVGAKYSTLEDILKKILQEEGLEYSYFSMSDRGFFYRSDQFSFARKGIPSVWLSAGEDFVSGRNRLKEFFLGKYHTVKDEYDPDWSLDSTVQTIGIALRLIDYINREAPRIEWKGRMTFPVDK; this is encoded by the coding sequence GGCTCAGTTCGTCGGATAAGTGTAATACTATAACGAAAAGTGAGATACGGAGCATCATAGAGTTTCTCGGAAGCGATCTGCTTGAAGGGCGGGCCCCGGGGACGAGGGGTGGGGAACTGGCAGAAGAGTATATCCAGAGCCTGTTTCAGTTGCTCGATATAGCCCCCCTTACGGACGAGGGATTTTACATTTCGAAAATGGCAGATTCTCCGGGGGCAAAATTATTGATTGCAGATTCTTCGGCCGGTGATGCGGACATCGGGAAAAGTTATTACCAGCAGTTCAGGTTGAACGGTTTTTCGACGCAGAGTCTGTCGACTGAGGTTGAAGGTATAGACATCGTCTACCTGGAAGATATCGTCGGAAGCTACGTCCGCGAGAAAAACGAGTTTTCGCTGACCGGTGATGTTGTCTTTGCCGGCTTCGGAATAGAGTCCGATGCCTGGGCATGGGACGATTACAAGGATGTCGATGTTGCGGGCAAAATAGTCATTGTGCGGGTGAACGAACCGGGACGGGGCCGCCATGTCATTGATTCCCAGGGGACCAGTGAGTTGGTACACGTGGATCCCAACCTGTTCGAAGGTAACGATCTCACATATTACGGCCGATGGACGTACAAGATCGAGGAAGCGGCAAGGCGTGGAGCGAAAGGGATACTTCTCGTGCACACGACCGAATCGGCCGGTTACGGATGGCATGTCGTCAGAAACTCATGGGGCGGCGAAGAACTCTATCTCGATTCGGCTCTGAATAACGATCTTCTTTTCAGGGGCTGGATCCGCGAGGAGAAACTGATAGAGATATTCGATTCGATGAACATATCACTCGGAGAACTGTATGAGAAATCGGAGAGTCGCAACTTCAAGCCGATCGACCTTGGGTTTCAGGTGAAAATAGAAGGCAAAAATGATTTCAGGAGTTTCACTACAAGGAATGTCGTAGGGTATATCCCCGGCAATGATCCTGAGCTCAGAGATAAAGCTGTCCTGTTGAGTGCCCACATCGATCACCTCGGTCGGAACACCTTGCTCGAAGGGGACCAGATCTTCAACGGAGCCATCGATAACGGATCGGCCGTAGCCTCAATGATGATAACCGCGAAACACTTGAAGAAACATCAGGACGAATTACGATATTCCGTGATAGTCCTGGCCTGTGAGGCTGAAGAATCCGGACTTCTGGGTTCGCTCTATTTCGCCGGCACGATCGATCCTTCGAAGATTGTCGCGAACATCAATTTCGAGTCGACTCCGGTGTGGGAGAAATCGCGGGATTTTGTCGGTGTCGGCGCGAAGTATTCGACACTCGAAGATATACTGAAGAAAATCCTGCAGGAAGAGGGTCTGGAATACTCATATTTTTCGATGTCCGATCGAGGCTTCTTCTATCGCAGCGACCAGTTCAGTTTCGCGCGCAAAGGGATCCCGTCGGTCTGGCTCAGCGCCGGCGAAGATTTCGTGAGTGGAAGGAACAGGCTGAAAGAGTTTTTCCTCGGAAAATACCACACAGTCAAAGATGAATACGATCCCGACTGGAGCCTTGACAGCACGGTCCAGACGATTGGAATCGCCCTGCGCCTGATCGATTATATAAACCGCGAGGCCCCTCGGATCGAGTGGAAGGGCAGGATGACCTTTCCGGTAGATAAATGA